A genomic region of Persephonella marina EX-H1 contains the following coding sequences:
- a CDS encoding SDR family NAD(P)-dependent oxidoreductase — translation MELQGKNALITGASKRIGKEIALFLAEKGANIIIHYNRSEDEAEKVRALAEDYGVKAIKIRADLEKEEDINFIIKESLLMFRKIDILVNNASVYYKTPLDDLSMESLDRFYSVHIKAPLFISKSLGKIMFENGYGRIINIIDYAPLRPYRDYSAYIVTKGGLYTMTKVLAKELAPHVLVNGILPGPIIPAEGTEDIEVPLEKTVLKKWGGEKEICKAVEYLIKTEFTTGSFIPVEGGRLIC, via the coding sequence ATGGAACTACAGGGTAAAAATGCTCTTATTACAGGAGCTTCAAAAAGAATAGGAAAGGAGATAGCACTTTTTTTAGCAGAAAAAGGTGCAAACATAATAATACATTACAACAGATCTGAAGATGAGGCTGAGAAGGTAAGGGCTCTCGCTGAGGATTACGGCGTTAAAGCAATTAAGATAAGGGCTGATCTTGAGAAAGAAGAGGATATAAACTTTATCATAAAAGAGAGTCTCCTGATGTTCAGGAAGATAGACATACTTGTAAATAATGCGTCTGTATACTATAAAACGCCACTTGATGATCTAAGTATGGAATCCCTTGATAGATTTTACTCTGTTCATATAAAAGCACCTTTATTTATCTCAAAAAGTCTTGGAAAGATCATGTTTGAAAATGGATACGGAAGAATTATAAATATTATTGATTATGCCCCTTTAAGACCATACAGGGATTACTCAGCTTATATAGTAACAAAAGGTGGACTTTACACAATGACAAAGGTTCTGGCAAAAGAGCTTGCACCTCACGTTCTTGTTAATGGTATTCTACCAGGTCCGATAATCCCTGCTGAAGGTACTGAAGATATAGAAGTTCCTCTAGAAAAAACCGTTCTAAAAAAATGGGGCGGTGAGAAAGAGATATGTAAAGCTGTTGAGTATCTTATAAAAACAGAATTTACAACAGGAAGCTTTATTCCTGTTGAAGGAGGAAGACTGATTTGCTGA
- a CDS encoding SPOR domain-containing protein, translating to MRHLNKENQEIFLILKILLKDGGQIGFLYGKDGRSASLFIMDLLNSLDIQKRVLFVSPKSGDIYRQILQKLGRDIDNLTVEQFLIEFYNQKEKLDKRVFIVIEDSDSMDQTDIINLIKIFGGDKDISVIFTGSDKLDRIVEEIKPKKIFSYVNFVFQLKGKGFPFLKLLIALLIISGLSAGYFYLKDNGKEIKEDKVKIVKKDKEILKSLKDNRVVKKEPPERKKVREEICDFVCLFDKTVYPVVINNQIPDKKHKKPVLKERYRIYAGAFRNLKNARFLSDRIFKKTGLKAEIEDLGSIKNVYIKAYRREEALEIRDRLNEIGIKPYIKRLEK from the coding sequence ATGAGGCATCTCAATAAAGAAAATCAGGAGATCTTTCTCATACTGAAGATTCTCCTTAAAGATGGTGGACAGATAGGATTTCTGTACGGTAAGGACGGCAGATCTGCATCTCTTTTTATCATGGATCTGTTAAACAGCCTTGATATACAGAAAAGGGTTTTGTTTGTATCCCCAAAATCTGGAGATATTTACAGACAGATACTCCAGAAGTTAGGGAGAGATATTGATAATCTGACTGTTGAGCAGTTTCTGATTGAGTTTTACAACCAGAAAGAGAAGCTTGACAAAAGGGTATTTATTGTTATTGAGGATTCTGATTCCATGGATCAGACTGATATTATTAATCTCATCAAGATCTTCGGTGGGGATAAGGATATATCAGTTATATTTACAGGAAGTGATAAGCTGGATAGGATCGTTGAAGAGATAAAACCAAAGAAGATCTTTTCTTACGTTAATTTTGTGTTTCAGCTAAAAGGAAAAGGCTTTCCTTTCCTAAAATTACTTATAGCCCTTTTGATAATTTCAGGTCTTTCAGCAGGTTATTTTTACCTCAAAGATAATGGAAAAGAGATTAAAGAAGATAAGGTTAAGATAGTAAAGAAGGATAAGGAGATACTTAAGAGTCTGAAAGATAACAGGGTTGTTAAAAAAGAACCACCAGAGAGAAAAAAGGTAAGAGAGGAGATCTGTGATTTTGTATGTCTGTTTGATAAAACTGTGTATCCTGTAGTGATTAATAATCAGATACCGGATAAAAAACATAAAAAACCTGTTCTGAAAGAGAGATACAGAATTTATGCAGGTGCTTTCAGAAATTTAAAAAATGCCAGGTTTCTCTCTGACAGGATCTTTAAAAAAACAGGTCTAAAGGCTGAGATAGAAGACCTTGGAAGTATAAAAAATGTTTATATAAAAGCCTATAGAAGAGAAGAAGCTCTTGAGATAAGAGACAGATTGAACGAAATAGGAATAAAACCTTACATAAAAAGGTTAGAAAAATGA
- a CDS encoding AAA family ATPase, producing the protein MRDFVEFFGLNEDPFRITPDIDYFYMSSVHQEALGSLEYLLESEEGFAVIIGEPGTGKTITIRKFIHQLGDDVEYAYILFPNLSPEELLKAILEDFGIDVPSDSSKNKVFSLLRDFLIQKKSEGKKIVIIVDEAQNLPVETLEELRILSNMETDKEKLLQIILLGQPELEEKLESNQLRQLRQRITIITHLRNLSFDETVKYINYRFAKAGNPAVNISDGVYRLVYSYTEGNLRKVNLLMERALMSAFVENNQFIDNRHIKAAAESLKLRKKRSSVKTAVPAVFSVLLILLFTAGYYIYSISDDSVRKSVKEAEKKEVVQDKVSNRINDSKQMKVKAYMLNMREKPTKESEIVYLLKEGDTVEVVGRDGEWVKVKKDDIIGWVKEKYLSLK; encoded by the coding sequence ATGAGAGACTTTGTTGAGTTTTTTGGTCTGAATGAGGATCCTTTCAGGATAACACCCGATATAGACTATTTCTATATGTCATCAGTTCATCAGGAGGCTTTAGGCTCTCTTGAGTATCTTTTAGAATCAGAGGAAGGATTTGCCGTTATTATAGGAGAACCTGGAACAGGAAAGACTATAACTATAAGAAAGTTTATACACCAGCTTGGTGATGATGTTGAGTACGCATACATACTTTTCCCCAATCTTTCCCCCGAGGAACTTCTAAAGGCTATACTTGAGGATTTTGGTATAGATGTTCCTTCAGACAGCTCTAAAAATAAGGTTTTTTCATTGCTTAGAGACTTCCTTATCCAGAAGAAAAGTGAAGGAAAGAAGATCGTTATAATTGTTGACGAGGCTCAGAACCTTCCGGTTGAGACACTTGAGGAGCTGAGAATTCTCTCAAACATGGAGACGGACAAGGAGAAACTTTTACAGATAATTCTCCTTGGCCAGCCTGAGCTTGAGGAGAAGCTTGAATCAAACCAGTTGAGACAGTTAAGACAGAGAATAACCATAATAACCCATCTCAGGAATCTGTCCTTTGATGAGACTGTCAAATATATTAACTACAGATTTGCCAAAGCAGGTAATCCTGCCGTTAACATCTCAGATGGGGTTTACAGACTCGTTTACAGTTATACCGAAGGTAATCTCAGAAAAGTCAACCTTCTTATGGAAAGAGCTTTAATGTCAGCATTTGTTGAAAATAATCAGTTTATAGATAACAGGCATATAAAAGCTGCAGCTGAAAGCTTAAAATTAAGAAAAAAAAGATCATCAGTTAAAACCGCTGTTCCGGCAGTCTTTTCCGTTCTTCTCATTTTACTTTTCACAGCAGGTTACTATATCTACAGTATCTCAGATGATTCTGTCAGAAAATCTGTTAAGGAAGCAGAAAAAAAAGAGGTTGTGCAGGATAAGGTTTCAAATAGAATCAATGATAGTAAACAAATGAAGGTCAAGGCATACATGTTAAATATGAGAGAAAAACCTACAAAAGAGTCTGAAATCGTCTATCTTTTAAAGGAAGGTGATACTGTTGAGGTAGTTGGTAGAGATGGAGAATGGGTAAAAGTTAAAAAAGATGATATTATAGGGTGGGTCAAGGAAAAGTACTTATCACTGAAATGA
- a CDS encoding GGDEF domain-containing protein: MDEKIQKVIFSNTIKYLEGLSGCKGVGLYFKDKNMVEEISNTISRSFNLSSQEIKRKFFLIGGEYYDMSVPYYIFVDMFDHIEKDVIRELTFEGDINEGLLNRINDYFNTVKDAVSFGYLQRMIKSDKDIIRKELRSVKDRNSELRPFLRDYLIWVNKLTEDIKKLRSCDTQSNVQWKNIDEKEYISSLLNKDEIEAIRDVHNKLINLSSSIYYAIDKRKFTLLTSNYIELIKLVGKLISLATVNIAARSLEGINIDHLTGLLNRKAMDFILNSQYQIAKLTGKPLSIVMLDLDDFKNINDRYGHLVGDCVLQNFAKELQEHLRKSDFIFRYGGEEFLILMPFTEKRDACIVIRNLLEKISDSYICCGEDLYINVTFSAGIEDITSKHESVIDIIKQADQKMYKAKSSGKSKVIC, from the coding sequence ATGGATGAAAAGATCCAAAAAGTAATTTTTTCTAATACGATAAAATATCTTGAAGGTCTGTCTGGATGTAAGGGTGTTGGATTATACTTCAAAGATAAAAATATGGTAGAGGAGATATCAAACACCATATCCCGATCTTTTAACCTCTCATCTCAGGAAATCAAGAGAAAGTTTTTCTTAATAGGCGGTGAGTATTACGATATGTCCGTTCCTTACTATATTTTTGTAGATATGTTTGATCATATAGAAAAGGATGTTATCAGAGAGCTGACCTTTGAAGGAGATATAAATGAGGGTCTGTTAAACAGGATAAACGATTATTTCAATACTGTGAAAGATGCTGTTTCATTCGGTTACCTACAGAGGATGATAAAATCGGATAAGGACATAATAAGAAAAGAGCTCAGAAGTGTTAAGGACAGGAACTCAGAGCTGAGACCATTTTTAAGAGACTATCTGATATGGGTGAACAAGCTGACTGAGGATATTAAAAAGCTCAGAAGCTGTGATACCCAGTCCAACGTCCAGTGGAAGAATATTGATGAAAAGGAGTATATTTCCTCACTTCTGAATAAGGATGAGATAGAGGCTATAAGAGATGTCCATAATAAACTTATAAATCTGTCTTCAAGTATCTATTACGCAATAGATAAAAGAAAGTTCACACTTTTAACCTCAAACTATATAGAACTTATAAAGCTTGTCGGAAAGCTTATATCCCTTGCTACTGTGAATATAGCCGCAAGAAGTCTTGAAGGTATAAATATAGATCATCTTACAGGGCTGCTGAACAGAAAAGCTATGGATTTCATACTTAACAGCCAGTATCAGATAGCAAAACTAACAGGAAAACCTCTATCAATAGTTATGCTTGATCTTGATGATTTTAAAAATATAAATGATAGATATGGCCATCTTGTAGGTGATTGCGTTCTCCAGAACTTTGCCAAAGAGCTTCAGGAACATCTAAGAAAATCAGATTTTATTTTCAGGTATGGTGGTGAGGAGTTTTTAATACTGATGCCCTTTACAGAGAAGAGAGATGCCTGTATCGTTATCAGAAATTTACTTGAAAAGATATCTGACAGCTATATATGCTGTGGTGAGGACCTATATATTAATGTAACGTTCAGTGCCGGAATTGAAGATATAACAAGTAAACATGAATCGGTAATTGATATCATAAAACAGGCTGATCAGAAGATGTATAAAGCGAAAAGTTCAGGCAAAAGTAAGGTTATCTGCTGA
- a CDS encoding putative Ig domain-containing protein, producing the protein MENKKGFTLIELAMILVIIGVLIGIGATTFSILIKRAKYAESKEIVNAAVEAITGYASSSGRIPTASELNTVVRTLEDSYGKPLVYVYDRDLTVSSPYGHCGLNSTNITVEICDDPSCATSTTISNVAFLILSGDGNYNNQTTGSQEITTPTTIRVFQYGIVVDNYPADLNRSEPYDDIVKWVTLHELQTKEGCESLTIKTPSLLPNGTEDSPYNYKLEASGGRPPYQWGSYDGTTCNIPATEIDLGNGLKMKSDGSIYGTINIEPSSPPGSLSTCSSTINLNNLCVRDSAGNTFNQNFSINVYPQQLRIVTETLPTGYEGSSYSVTLSAFGGGTTYTWLLVDGSLPPGLTLNPDGTITGTINSDTGCSNPSPYTFTVQVSSCSGSYTAYKAFALTVIDPDCSTAGSGGSSCTPFFLNPPSGTVFTATVGVPFTQSISLSGGNPPINLTSCSPASCNGLTFSCSTTGAVISGTPLTTSSCTFSVSYTDSCTPQQSITGVYTVNTSVPPTPPSCTLSATPNVIPYGGTTDLTWNISGYFTSGYFSPVSGSCTNVVDPSGVCTTGNLNTEGVNTFTLNVTNGVLTGTCSTDVYVGCQGYRVWNSTGGYYCFTVNGTQVGLIFDGEEITTSTLKLTNGQFIERYYPICFWRWCVCRYNNSDLIDKISYSDAMNADIQSNGGNGDCRVNYLNNGSVSDR; encoded by the coding sequence ATGGAAAATAAAAAAGGGTTCACACTCATTGAACTTGCAATGATCCTCGTTATTATAGGTGTTCTTATCGGAATAGGAGCAACAACTTTCAGCATTCTTATAAAGAGAGCAAAATATGCAGAGAGTAAAGAGATTGTAAACGCAGCTGTTGAGGCTATAACAGGATATGCGTCATCCTCAGGGAGAATCCCAACAGCTTCTGAACTGAATACGGTCGTAAGGACACTTGAAGACTCATACGGCAAACCTCTCGTCTATGTTTATGACAGAGATCTTACAGTATCTTCTCCTTATGGACATTGCGGATTAAACTCAACAAATATAACAGTTGAGATATGTGATGACCCTTCCTGTGCAACATCCACAACAATTAGTAACGTTGCATTTTTAATCCTGAGTGGTGATGGTAACTACAACAATCAGACCACAGGTTCTCAGGAGATAACAACACCTACAACGATAAGGGTTTTCCAGTATGGCATTGTAGTTGACAACTATCCTGCCGATCTGAATAGATCTGAACCTTATGATGATATTGTAAAATGGGTTACACTTCATGAGCTACAGACTAAAGAAGGATGTGAGTCTCTAACGATAAAAACCCCATCACTTCTACCTAACGGTACTGAAGACTCTCCTTACAACTACAAGTTAGAGGCTTCCGGTGGTAGACCTCCGTACCAGTGGGGATCTTATGATGGAACGACCTGTAATATACCGGCAACCGAGATAGATCTCGGCAACGGTCTAAAAATGAAAAGCGATGGAAGTATTTACGGTACTATAAATATAGAACCTTCATCTCCCCCGGGATCTCTGTCCACATGTAGTAGTACAATTAACCTTAATAATCTCTGTGTAAGAGATTCTGCAGGTAACACTTTTAATCAGAACTTTAGTATTAATGTATATCCTCAGCAGCTTAGAATTGTAACAGAGACTCTTCCAACAGGTTATGAAGGAAGCAGTTACAGCGTAACCCTGTCTGCATTTGGAGGTGGAACTACTTATACGTGGTTATTAGTTGACGGCTCATTACCACCGGGATTAACATTAAATCCTGATGGAACAATTACAGGAACAATAAATTCAGATACAGGATGTTCCAACCCTTCACCTTACACATTTACTGTTCAGGTATCATCCTGCTCAGGTTCATACACAGCTTACAAAGCATTTGCTCTTACTGTTATAGATCCTGACTGTTCGACTGCAGGATCAGGAGGTAGTTCCTGTACCCCTTTTTTCTTAAACCCACCAAGTGGGACGGTTTTTACAGCAACTGTCGGAGTTCCCTTTACACAATCAATATCTCTTTCCGGGGGGAATCCTCCTATAAATCTAACCTCCTGTTCGCCTGCAAGCTGTAATGGGCTTACCTTTAGCTGCAGTACAACAGGTGCTGTAATTTCCGGAACACCATTAACAACGTCATCATGTACATTCTCTGTCAGTTACACGGATTCCTGTACGCCACAACAAAGCATAACAGGGGTTTATACTGTTAATACCTCTGTACCTCCTACACCGCCATCCTGTACTCTATCTGCCACACCTAATGTCATTCCATATGGTGGTACAACAGATCTTACCTGGAATATCTCCGGATATTTCACATCAGGTTATTTCAGTCCTGTTTCCGGCAGCTGTACAAATGTAGTTGATCCCTCTGGGGTATGTACTACAGGAAACTTAAATACAGAAGGAGTTAACACATTCACTCTTAATGTCACTAACGGTGTTCTTACAGGTACATGTTCTACAGATGTTTATGTTGGATGTCAGGGTTACAGAGTATGGAACAGCACAGGTGGATATTACTGTTTTACTGTAAATGGAACTCAGGTAGGTTTAATATTTGATGGAGAGGAGATAACAACTTCCACTTTAAAACTAACAAATGGTCAATTTATTGAGAGATACTACCCTATATGTTTCTGGCGCTGGTGTGTCTGTCGTTATAACAACTCAGATTTAATTGACAAGATATCCTACTCTGACGCTATGAATGCTGATATCCAGAGTAATGGTGGGAATGGCGACTGCAGAGTAAACTACCTCAATAATGGAAGTGTGTCCGACAGATGA
- a CDS encoding tetratricopeptide repeat protein, with amino-acid sequence MSLMIQMLRKIKNKKGAKPVPPGLEVKKSVNKRVLILSVITLILIGSGMGIYYYLTAIPQQNILVSTEKIVREKPVNKHQTERVKNQVTSPREIKKEIKKESSGNEPLPPLDLVLNEIEQKVKKTDLQDISINKSEKEPVNIAIIKKEPDPAEISAYISLAEKNIKEGNLTEAYRYYKKVYSLKKTEDILNNLLVLAVETGNFDEMKKYLSDLKNEETVSSIAVKLIDNEDFYRAKDILDRYSEKEKKGYISYAYGYLYEANGDISRALFYYERAFTKNPSDPYIAYAFARMLEIKGITDEAYKIYKKILNLSCDDEFLINIVNERLKLLEALGER; translated from the coding sequence ATGAGTCTGATGATCCAGATGTTAAGGAAAATAAAAAATAAGAAGGGGGCAAAGCCCGTACCACCGGGACTTGAAGTGAAAAAGAGTGTAAACAAAAGGGTTCTTATACTTTCTGTTATTACATTAATACTTATCGGTTCAGGCATGGGCATCTATTACTATCTAACTGCTATCCCTCAACAGAATATTCTTGTCAGTACAGAAAAGATTGTCAGAGAAAAACCTGTAAATAAACATCAGACAGAAAGAGTAAAAAATCAGGTGACATCTCCCCGGGAGATTAAAAAGGAGATAAAAAAAGAGAGTTCTGGTAATGAACCTCTTCCACCTCTTGATCTTGTTCTAAATGAGATAGAACAAAAAGTTAAGAAAACAGATCTTCAGGATATTAGTATAAATAAGTCAGAAAAAGAACCTGTTAATATTGCCATAATAAAAAAAGAACCGGATCCAGCTGAGATATCAGCCTACATATCTCTTGCAGAAAAAAATATAAAAGAGGGAAATCTTACAGAAGCTTACAGATACTACAAAAAGGTTTACAGTCTGAAAAAAACAGAAGATATACTGAATAACTTACTTGTCCTCGCTGTGGAAACGGGAAATTTTGATGAGATGAAAAAATATCTGTCTGATCTTAAAAATGAGGAAACAGTATCGTCTATAGCAGTTAAACTCATTGATAATGAAGATTTCTACCGTGCAAAAGATATTCTTGACAGATACTCAGAAAAAGAGAAAAAAGGTTATATCAGTTATGCGTACGGATATCTGTACGAGGCAAACGGAGATATATCCAGAGCTCTTTTCTATTATGAAAGGGCATTTACAAAAAATCCTTCTGATCCATACATAGCATATGCCTTCGCAAGAATGCTTGAGATCAAAGGAATTACAGATGAGGCTTACAAAATCTATAAAAAAATATTAAATTTAAGTTGTGATGATGAATTTCTTATCAATATTGTTAATGAAAGGTTGAAATTATTAGAGGCTCTTGGAGAAAGGTAA
- a CDS encoding pilus, translating into MDRFFKVIFIFILTFFVSCGSTSTKKIEDKKELKKEIKKEEEVVYKPVIKPPPKIVKPVIKKISPFKDKFFTFSADQVPLKAVLYAIANDTGMNLIISPDVNPNILITANFNKTPVEDALKVVTDLAGVYYQIKGNIIYIKGSTTKTFHIPYVHTNSSFSSKLGGDVLGGAMQTGGGGIGGGYGGGTIGGGTSGSTARSISGDFSLKYENPEEINDFYGQIENGLKNILKEDTEGEKFSASLAKSSFTLNKFTGTLVVTAPKYKMRKVEKFLKKILSEVKKQVLIESKIVEVTLSDGMQYGINWSALLRNVAGASISLRQTLALPSSYGEVVVAGLDFNAVINALSSVGRIETLSNPRIRVLNGQTALISSGVVVPYWEKQITTLGTTTVTQSVMYIRRSVLSGVLLGVTPYIEGDHIMINIVPVSTKIEGTKQLVENNEVVAEAPVLNIKEAGTIIKVKDGDLIIIGGMINTEKRVEENKIPLLSNIPVFGNLFKNKKVYREKKELIIFLKPRIIKFDSRLEE; encoded by the coding sequence ATGGATAGATTTTTCAAGGTGATCTTTATTTTTATTCTGACATTTTTTGTCTCCTGTGGATCCACTTCAACAAAAAAGATAGAGGATAAAAAAGAGCTTAAAAAGGAGATAAAAAAGGAGGAAGAAGTTGTTTACAAACCTGTCATAAAACCTCCACCAAAGATCGTCAAACCTGTAATAAAAAAAATATCACCTTTTAAGGATAAGTTCTTTACATTTTCAGCTGATCAGGTTCCACTGAAGGCTGTTCTTTACGCTATTGCCAATGACACAGGAATGAACCTTATAATATCCCCCGATGTAAATCCAAACATACTTATAACAGCGAATTTTAACAAAACCCCTGTAGAGGATGCGTTGAAGGTTGTAACAGACCTTGCAGGCGTTTATTACCAGATAAAGGGGAATATCATCTATATAAAAGGATCAACGACAAAAACATTCCACATCCCTTATGTCCACACAAACTCATCTTTCAGTTCAAAACTTGGAGGTGATGTTCTCGGCGGAGCCATGCAGACAGGTGGAGGTGGTATAGGAGGAGGATATGGAGGTGGTACAATAGGTGGTGGAACTTCAGGTTCTACCGCTAGAAGCATTTCAGGTGATTTTTCCCTGAAATACGAAAATCCAGAGGAGATTAACGATTTTTACGGTCAGATAGAAAATGGGCTAAAAAATATTTTGAAAGAGGATACAGAAGGTGAAAAGTTCTCTGCTTCACTTGCAAAAAGCAGTTTTACACTGAACAAGTTTACGGGAACCCTTGTCGTAACAGCACCTAAATATAAGATGAGAAAAGTTGAGAAATTTTTAAAAAAGATTCTCTCAGAGGTTAAAAAACAGGTTCTAATTGAGTCAAAAATAGTAGAGGTAACCCTTTCTGATGGAATGCAGTACGGTATAAACTGGTCAGCATTACTGAGAAATGTGGCAGGTGCTTCCATATCGTTAAGACAGACCCTTGCACTTCCCTCAAGTTATGGTGAGGTTGTAGTTGCAGGCCTTGATTTTAACGCTGTTATAAATGCACTTTCTTCAGTTGGCAGGATAGAGACTCTCTCAAATCCCAGAATAAGAGTCTTAAATGGACAGACAGCTCTTATCTCATCAGGAGTTGTAGTTCCATACTGGGAAAAGCAGATAACAACACTTGGAACAACAACTGTAACCCAGAGCGTAATGTATATAAGAAGAAGTGTTCTGAGTGGTGTTTTGCTTGGGGTTACACCTTACATTGAAGGTGATCACATTATGATAAATATCGTTCCAGTATCAACAAAAATAGAAGGGACAAAACAGCTTGTGGAAAACAATGAGGTTGTTGCTGAAGCACCAGTTCTCAATATAAAAGAAGCAGGAACCATCATAAAGGTGAAGGATGGAGATCTGATAATCATAGGTGGGATGATAAATACAGAAAAAAGGGTTGAGGAAAATAAAATCCCTCTGCTCAGCAACATACCGGTATTTGGAAATCTCTTTAAAAATAAAAAGGTGTACAGGGAGAAAAAAGAGCTGATCATATTTTTGAAACCAAGAATAATAAAATTTGACAGCAGGTTAGAAGAATGA